The DNA region gcatattttATCTCtatttggcaatgcaaacatcaaggatataAGACTatacaaaagatgtgcaaatgaaatacaAGCCTataaagcttcacatatagatcacaaagcatttgcaaggaTTAGAGATGTCAAAACATtaggaggagtaaacaatataactcaaaggcgcataaagtctcgaagtgagttcatgtcgcAAGCACcaggagtgaagcaagttttgatcatattattcaattatccaaaatatGTCACTACAAAAGtatccacagtttcatgatcagtgcaaagattagagaaactagtgctatatcaaactcaaactaggcaaccaagttcaacccgatgGGCtgtgcaaacacccacatatcaatccaagcattagtttgacaacatgaaaaataacattattagcacattaaaaagcacaagttaattttctcatttgatcatttaactatcctcaagtgagttttaagcaaccataGGTTCACTTTTTTGGTAAATCATATGAAGCCTTAAgtcaccgtattggattcaattttaacttaaaatttgatcattcattttgTTAACTCAACATAGAATTCAAGATATTCAATTTTTCATAAAGCTAAAATAAGTTGTGCCTTTACGATATAAAAGAGaacatgctctcccaagggttaaccataggctaaacatttacatagataAAGGTCAAACACTCCCAATCAGCTGAACCGAACAAAGCGACCTAGCACAAacttttcacagaactagctcTAATTAAAGCATTGATCAAGTTAAAGCAAACACTCAAGGGTAAAAAGAGATTAtattcacatttcaagttcattcttgctcaacagattttataccatgtttcaataagagcccAATATTGCATAAAttattatacatccactacacttagcacaaattcacaactagtaaaagaaagtgcaaagaacatataagtgaagcttgctaacatgattattttataaaaatgcTATGCgatgcaaatacaacaaaagtaagatagaatatgtacaaagataactctctctcacacaataccatagggatggcacaccaAACTCTCCCCTTAGAAAGACAagtcttgttgcatctagaggcttgataaagatatcggctagctggtgttaggtatctatgtagctcaactcaatgtctcccttctcattgtggtctcacaGGAAGtcaggaagtggaatctcacatctatttgtttggttctggagttttgaactgggttattggctaagcttatggtacTGGTGTTGTCATACAGAAttggcacactcctgaaatctaacaAAAAAATCCCTCAatgtagcaaccatccacataATCTGTGAGCGACAACTAGTAGtaactacatattcagcttcaacagtagaCTGCGCAATGCTAGACTACTTACGAGAAAACCAACACACAAAAGAAGTactaagaaatgacaagtaccagaggtactcttccagTCAATTCTACAGCCAgtaaaatccgcatccgaaaatccacgaagagaaagcgaagatgaTGCAGAAAATCAAaggccatactcgagagtgtgcttgggatatctcagaatgcgtttcaccacTTGGTGATAAGACATCCTCGGTGAAGCATGGAAGCGAGCACATATGCAGACGACAAAGTGGATGTCGGATCTTATCGCCGTTAGGTACATGAGGGAGCTGATCTTGCccctgtactcccgctggtccacctcctcgcaattttcatctggatcaagcacgattgaggtagccatcggtgtcaccactaactttgcatcgctcatgttgaacttcttcagcaaattctTAGTGTACTTCATTTTGTGGACGAATGTatcttacttgcattgcttgatttgcagcccaaggaagaagttgagctcacccatcatcaacatctcgaaCTATCTgatcatagtttctgcaaacttgaccacaagtgcatgagaagagccacaaaaaatgatatcatccacgtaaatctgaacaagtaagaaatcattgccatgcttgagagtgaacaaagttttattagCTGACCCtatctgtcggtgaatcaggaaccgggggttcccgaatcccgaggccaggccagcaatccgccacgtggcgccatcccgcagagtctcctccgcaaggtaaaaaagattaagtcccgggagagggcgctcggggccacagtcggtggtccccgaatacccaagttccccgatgatctacgaagtctaagtgccgggaagaacgtgctcgggaaggtatacggtggcccccgagcacccgagtcccccgacggtcaggaaagctaagtaccaggagaaacgtgcccgaggccgcgagcggtggccccctgggcacccaagtatcccgaagacccgctgaaggaagttccgggagagagtgctcaggactGCAtgcggtagcccccgagcactcggtcccccgaggatccgtacaagtgtgcccgggagagagtgcacaaggaggtgaacagtaccccccgagcactcggttccccgaggatcaagaaaggacattctcgggagagagtgctcggggaagtgaacagtctcctcgagcactcggttccccgacaactcagagagccccctgacagtggcccccgaggggcccactgatgaggtgccagccagtcaaaggcccaaggccgtatttaaagagcgcgcgtggcctgtcacctctaactgctcccgccacgctcggtgtcagttcctgccacattctggcagaagggcgtggggtcattgaatgcacgggtcccatcccgtgccatccggcccgtctcgagataacgtcgtaagggccgaggcgttccgtctgccgcgctgctgtggcaggagaacaagacagggcgggcacgccgggccgctccgcggctgcccggtgggccctctccacagcgcccgttgccagtgcatttatggtgacggatgaccaaGCGTGGgacacattttccacccccggtcacttcgcatagaggctatgatgacgccctttccatttatggtatcttggaactcgtgccctcctcccgctcggggcacgctactgccggcaggtatttaaagccgccggtagcacaaagggaagaaaaaaagaaaaacaattgcTCACAAGCAGTGAAGAGAAgagcagaccgaagaacaaggagccccagtctctaagatagatagacactcttgtaactagcaacatccttgagggacattctcaaggcatttatagtatccatacaggagtagggtgttacgcctccgtgcggctcgaacctgtctaaacaccagcgcatttactctgttccgcattagatcattccacccccaccggccattgcattcatacccatttatttctccggcaaacatattcaggatcatccccccggccgaatctctaaaaaggggtccttcaggatccttgcgacaggaattaaccctccgacactatcacatacccatgccatagcaagaaagacctaaaccTATCATATCAAGTTTTAGGTGTCTAATTAAGCatatacaaagctttctgaagcttgtatactctgtgAGGGTATTTAGGATGCTGAAAGcctaggggttgcttgacatagatatCTTCCTCTATAAAATCATTTAGGAAatcactcttgacatccatttgatacaacttgaaacctcgggatgccgcaaatgcaaggagaatcctaatagcttctaacCTAGCTACTGGTACAAAGGACTCTTCAAAGTCTATCCCTTCTACCTGAGTGAAATCCTGAGCTAccagtctagccttgtttcttactacagcCCCATCCttcccctgtttgtttttgaaaacacatttggtgCCTATAGTGTGCACATTTGGGGTGGCTCTACTATGAcctaaacttggtttctcttaaagttttcaaactcttcatgcatgttattaacccaactcgaatcagataaaacatgtccaacatcatggggctcaaaagaagcaacaaatgcagaatcagtgaaatgagcatgagaaatagatttggacctcgttaccctctcaccaagctCACTGATCATCAGCTGTGGGGATGTCAtagctgaatgtgttgaggggcttcaCGTTGTGAGATGGCCTCCCCTCAAACACtactggtgcaggctcgaaagtaGCTatagtggaagtagaggctacaTGACTCTCTGCCGGTGTCGAGGAGGCAGAAATCAGCTTGGGAGCAAGtgtagtagtaggaagtagtggatcattctcGTCATCCCCGAAAGTTGGAAGGTCATTGTCTACAAAAATGCTTTctctcatctcctgatcacctgcacactgaAAGACagagctagcacaaggggttgattcatcaaagttCACATTACATGACTCAATGATAGTATTaatgtcaagattaaagaccctgtaagaatgaccataaaGAGAATACCCAAGAAAATATCATTggaagaacgcgactcgaacttgtcaagattgtcacACTTTAAGATGAAAcaccgacacccaaaaactctcaaatgcgaaaccttcggcttcctcctaaaacgcaactcataagaagtaaAAATCAAGATCGAacgcaagaaaattcgattggaaATGTAGCATGCCGTGCTAATGGCcttagcccaaaacttcctaggagttctATGCTCATCGAACATCGTTCTAGCCATCTTCACCAAAGTGCAATTCTTCttctcaaccatgccattctgctgagaaatgcgtggggcagaaaattgatgctcaatgcaatgttcaagatagaaagcatcaaaaagataattcttgaactcggtgccattatcactgcgaattgctttcaatgcatctgggagttctttgaacaatctcaaagctaagctccgaaagtgtgaaaatacttcatccttgctcacaagaaaggaAACCCAAGAgcagcgagagaaatcatcaacaatggcAAGTACATAGTACTTCCCTCCCGTTGAACGAATCCGAAAAAGatcaacagtgtccatatgtagaagttctcccggttgttcagtcatcaccagattgactggtgggtaaGAGGCGGCAACTATCTTGCCATACCGGCAAGGAGCataaacaagattcttctcaaacttgagcttggataatcctcggatcaagcctagggcattcaaacgagtaagcaagtcaaagctcatatgccctagtctcctataccaCATCCAAAGCCCAGAAGAAGATTGAGCAAttaaacaacgagaagaaccaagggacttagaaaaatcagctctaaaaactctcccaactctgaaAATTCGGTAAATCAAAGCacttgaagaatcaagaactcgagaagtatcacgtttgaaacacacttccaagtcctcagtGATGTACTTGTGCCACTTCGTtagggtgaggctagagaaccatgatgtatctcCGATCATATGGCGCAAACAACcgaagtcaatgagccacttgttctccaagcctccgcctgccacctcgGAGGGAACAAGCTTAGGGTCGCTATCATtgttgtcatccgccatgaagcagaggccggtgagatctttggtcttcttcttgctcttcacttacgattcatcctcctctgagctcttcTTCTCGCTTGAAGAGATATCGATGTCGCTAAAAGCTGtcacgaacgccctagaagtCGTCTTTGTTGctttcttggccatcttgtcatagttcttcttgaagaagggctttttgtccttcttcttgtgcttgtcatagtcgtggtcgcggttttccttcttcttgagcttagggcagttcgtcttgaagtgggtggtgtcaccacactcaaagcaagcACGAGAACTACCCCTCCTCTGGTCTCGACGGTTGTTGTAAAAGCGGGTGtatttcttcatgattagtgcaagatcttcatcatcaagcatgTACACccgctcctctgtgatagagaccaatgaagacaaagtaaatccaccagataaagtgttagcataagaaacatCAACTCCAAACTGGTTGCCACCGCTAAATCCGGAAACCAACGgcatgttctgagatagggggtTTCTGAGATCAATCCGAGCCCCCttagctatctcggtggacttgagcttgctgaagttCATCAGAAGTTAACGTGTAGTAAATtcatgactcttcaatgctcgagatcttcacttcccatatgctacgatccagagcatagagaaacttgatcgctctctcatggtcagaatagggtaaaacaccagttgatcgaagattgctaataattccatcaaaatgagcaaacatggcatccaaaaaCCCTCCGaggccttgcacaaatatttgatattcttggttgtatgtgcttttatGTCTAATCTTAATCTAATTaatgccttcatgaaagacacacagagtagtccagatctctcGGGTAGTACGGAGGTGTtgaactctgtcaaactcatttcgactcaggcttgtgaacaaaatatttctagcattgttgttggcctcatactgttcgatttaaacctgagtcgtgcgagcaacagagatcttgtagttggaatcaactacctcctaaattgcacttccttggcttaagagataagcctccatgcgcacctttcAGTATGAAAAATCACGGTCATCAAACAACGGAATtttctcacttctctccatatcgcatacggatcacaaaaccagttaaggtcaacaagtgatcaaaccggctctgatactgTAGGAATGAGATTAGCgactagagggggatgaatagacgtctcaacaattttttttgaaatcgatggccttctcctatttgtatcacccaacgcaccttaaaactcaagcggaagcaaaatcaGAGatgttttaacaagagaaaatcgagacaacacaactccacggatgatatatgaaccataggttccatttaagatcaatacatgtatcttagcactcgaaagatcacaacttgcaaagaaaaaaatatgaataccgagcaacgaaactctacAAGTTGATTGTCGAGAGGCAAGATAATTTAAGACTCCATCACATAaatatgtgtatgtgaattttatgcctctaggaATAAAAAGAATGATTTCATaagatgctgaaatttcagccaaaaaaccaaaacaaaaataaaaattagaaactgaaaaacttgtaaacttgcaaggaaaccaatagaggaaaactaaaaagagggaaattcaagcatatgcaaaaatataaaattcattactcaaagagtttagccctattttaagcgAATTACAATAATTTATCTctcaaagctctcacctattacatatgctaagcactaattattttcttctctaaaatcctaactctaagctctcaaattgGTGGTACAAGGGAGCTCAAGTGGTTAGTTCAAACTCTCTTATAgccatacctctctatttatatgtcTAGAAGCTTGACCATTAGTTTCCtagttttttcccaaaatactcttatcttgtagtacactcatcCATACCACTAgagatattttggtctattttcttctccattcatcggacgaccgtgacgccttcatgacttagtttcaCTTTGATGTAAGTTTCGTGATAATGCCatatactcctctagtcctcccacgattttgagatcaaactgtgaaaccgcctgcacacttctcaaagcgtgactcaccgccttatTTACACCTTAAGTAGACACTTCGATGTCGACACGTATATtctgtcatgcgatcctgaccgtcggcaagtctctcccgctcctgatccctcgggttGCCTTGTGACTTGCACTGGTATCCCCTTCACTTAACTTTGttaacacgccgtctccatccctTTCCAtactttacttgacctccacgtgttcagctagaatcactcttgactccgcccgacctccttgatcgtgcGATACCAAACACTTcgcttgaccccgatcatcccaccattgaccgctaagttgcatccatcacccgCACACCATAAGataagtaaacacatatctctaactctaattccaattagtccataatcaatatgttcaaatgaaattataatcaatttaaatcacattaaagctaatgcaaaactgaagatgatcaaaccaaataaataccaatatcaatcgcTCATTACAGATAAATCaaaacatatttaaatttaGTGTCTCACAACTAACTCTTAATAAACCAATAATAAAGTCACTCCACATAGTTAAATAAGAGGAGATTTCAACCAAGTTCTAGTGACTTCCCAGCTTTGCACGTAGTACGTCCACCCATCCCTAAAATACAACTACATATTTACATCCCACACGCACCGTAGCACCTAGCTGATATCTGCGCTCTGTAGCCCCAAACCCCGAGGCCACCCGCCCTTCTCCTCCACATCAGAGAAGCAAAGTCAGGAGGGAACTGTAGATTACGAGGAGAGATACAATATCTTGACATCGTTGGCATAGAAAATATATCATGTACATAAATACTATAGAGATTGTACCACAACAATAATACTGTAGTACTACTGTATTACTATATCTAATACGTTCATCTACGATAGAGTAAGTCAGACGATCTTGTCCCTCCACGCCACCGCACCCCCAATTGGCGCCGCGCGCGGGCCCCACCCCAGCCGCGTCGGGTCAAACTCCACCACCCCCTCCCTCACCTCACGGCCTCACCCATCCACCCACCGATCCACTGCAACCACGCCTTCTCTCcgtccctcctcctcctctccttcccttctccGTGTCGGCCGCCGCGCGCTACGTCTGCCTCCGAGTCCCCGTCCCGATCCGGAGACGACTCGTCGTTGTTTGGAAGGAAGAGCCCGAACTGCGGCGGGAGGGAGGGCTCCTTTTCTTTTACCCCGCCGGAGGCCAGCCGCCCCATGGGCCGGTCGCCTGCGCATGCTACATATCAGCTCATCGACCGGCGGAAAGGTACCGATTTCTTCGTCGGTCGTTACTCTTCTCCAGATCTGATGAATTCCGCGTAGATCTGGTTCGGATCGCGTGCTTTGTCTGATACAGTGCTTCGGTTGGTAATTCGTCGATTTCCAGTTGCGTGCGTGCGGTGAAAAAAAAGGCGTCTTTTTCGCAGCTTTAGCGTGGGTTGGACGTCGAACGTGTGCTGGCCGGGAAGGCAATTAAGCAAAGTAGGTGTCCGTTCTCACTTTTTTGTTGCTCTTTTGGCCTTGCTCAAGTGCAATTAGTGTTATCAGAGCTGGAGTTGCAAAGATTTTGAAGGGAACGAGGGGGATGGTTCGATACCGGCTACCGGAGCAGCATCCTAAGCTTTTCTTTAGGTTCTTTTGTCGTCGCTTGTCTATTTCGTTTGCTGGTAATGTAGGTTTGGTGCTCAAAGTATCTCTAACCAAATAGAAACAGTGCTTAGGAAAGAAGTAGGAGATATTGAGCATAGGACATCGGAGTCGATGAATTTGGAGAGGCAAACTGATAATTTGTTCGGAAGATGCTTCTTTTACGATGCTGTTGTAAACTTGTAATAAAGGAAACATATGTAGGAATAACTAGGAAACGGTAAAGCTGCTTTTGGTGCAGCAGGGAACATGCTATCGGTTTGGGGAAAAAAGCTACTCGTATAATTCTTGGGTCGTGGGAATGTGAAAATTACTATTACTCTGTTTAGAAATAGTATGTGTATTTCTTTTGGGCTCGGTCTTGGATTTTGACTAAGATTTTCTCAcgaaatatatcatttataggtacaaaatctatatagtgtgaaatcattttcTACAAAACCTATAATTACGTtcgtagataaaaaaataatatatgtaaCTAATTGAAcgatttttttctataaaaatgtAGTGATTTTGTATGTCTATGGTTTggcagttttttttaaagaaaagaaTCTTGTAACGTGAGTcgtaatttttatatactagacATTCTTATactttgattaaatgttagtcaaaatacacaaaatttgacttttctaaaaaagaaatatgcctaTTTCTGAATGGAGTGAGTATAAGTTACACTAATGCTGGTGGTGGCATAACTGCCCGACACTCTGATTGGGATAAAAAGGACAGTTCCTTTTAAAGCTAACATCGTCAGGCTTTTCTCTTCTAAGAATAGCTTGTCCAATTTGTCTAGCCTTATTTGATTGGGGTTTGTATTCTGCAGCAACTTTAAACTGGCGAACTAGCAATTCAGTTTATATGCTCTGAATATTATCCTAATAACAAGAgctatgagactacaagagCCTTTGCGAATATACACAATTGTGTATGAATAACTAGATGTAGTCAGAATTCAGAAGTAGCAAATTGTTTGTAGACTACCACACTTCCTTCTTACAATTATTTTAGGGCAaaccttttattttttattacaatAATTAATGCTAGAAATATATACTTTTTAGTATGTCTCTAAGGATTGGCAGCTTAACCATGCATTTgcataacttttttttaaaatatttttgcagGGTTTGGGTAAATCTTTGTTGAAAGAATCTCTCTTGTACATTTAACATCGCATGTAATTTCTGTTAAGATGAGTTCACTGAATAAAGTTGTTTCAAATAGTGGAGATGCGTGTTCAGTGTTACCTAGTAAAGTCACGGCATTAAATCCCAATGCAGCTGAATTTGTACCTTCGTTTATTAGACCATCTTTTGGAAGTAGCACAGTTCCAGATGTAACTAAGTCAGACTTTAGGGGGTCTTCTGGAAAATCAATCCTAGATAGGTCCGAGTCATCAAAGTCTAATAACTCGGATGATGAGGCACACCAGTTTTGGCGTAAGCAGCTTCCTGATGACATTATTCCGGACTTCACTTCTTTCGAGAAAATTGAACAAAGACCTGAAGAATTATCCCTTGCTGGATTATCCTTGAATGCGCCCCCCTTTTACGGGACAACATCCAGCCGCCTGTCAAGAGAACATCACGAGTTATCTTCTCCAGCTTCCAAGGGCCTGGAGCTGGAACATACTAATCTACTGTATGAAGATAATTCACAGACAACCTTTTCAGCTTTGGGTTCAAGCAACTGGGAGCAAAATTATATGGGCGATCTTCATTTTGCCAATGGAAGTCAGGACCTTCCTTTGGATTCTGAAAGTGCTGCTGGCTTTTCTGACAGTTTTGCTAGTGAGTATGCTGCCGCATCAGATGGTGGTGTTGACCCCCTGGAGTACTTAGCATCTCAGTTCCCAGGATTTTCAGCAGAGAGCCTTGCAGAGCTTTACTATGCAAATGGATGCGACTTCAACCATACTATTGAAATCCTCGCCCAGCTAGAGGTAATCTCTTCCTTCTTGTAACACTAATACACAAGTTAGCTGTTCCAGATATCTACTCCTAATATTGCTTAACGAAAACTTGTGAAGTAATTAAACAATGTTCTTTGGGATTATGATAAAATGGTTTGGAAGGAATTATGATACATAATTCATAATTGAATACTACACAGTTTCCCCACCATTTCCATCAAAATATTGTTGGCCTCCATTTGGTCAACATGCCTCACGGCAGAGAGCCAAAGACCATACACTAGCATAACTAGTCACATTGTGATTTTTAGTGGAGCTCATAAAAAATAGCAAGGACTTGTTGGACAACACCGTCGTCATGCTAATCTTCTTGTTCTTATCCTGACACTTGCATATTTTACAGTTTCCTATTGGATGTCCGCCTTTAGAAGTGGGCAATTACTGGTTGGATAATGCCATTGAGACTCTGTCCAAATAAATTTCTTGTCTGTGGATTGGCATGCTTCATAACTTTTCCGTTGGCTGCAacatttttaatttattattttgtgCATGGGGTCATGTCTAGGTAGAAGCTactcagtatctgatccttctgaCCATTCATGCCTCTTCTCTTACACTATGGTCCTATTTTGTTGAACTTACCTCATGCTATATCCAAATTTTGGATCATGTATTATTTGCATATATGCTTGAAACTGGTATAATGAATTCGTTTCTGGTTAAGAGTTCTCTTATAATGTCACACCAAAAGACAGTTTTAACCCTCACCTCTTTCATTGCAATTTCACATTGATTTTCCAAACACTTGGTTTAtgattacaatttacaacattTTGCTACTATCCTTAATTAAGTTATTTTCCTGATTTTTCAGATGCAGGTTGATGCTACCCCCAACCACACTCTGAATTTGACTCACAGCACACCAAACTTTAGCACAGGGGATTTCCCTGCACTGCCAACAGCTGAGGACCATAATAGTTTCAACAAGGGAAATGTGGATGTCGTTGGCATCTTCAATAGGCGCGGTTTGT from Phragmites australis chromosome 8, lpPhrAust1.1, whole genome shotgun sequence includes:
- the LOC133926492 gene encoding polyadenylate-binding protein-interacting protein 7-like; this translates as MSSLNKVVSNSGDACSVLPSKVTALNPNAAEFVPSFIRPSFGSSTVPDVTKSDFRGSSGKSILDRSESSKSNNSDDEAHQFWRKQLPDDIIPDFTSFEKIEQRPEELSLAGLSLNAPPFYGTTSSRLSREHHELSSPASKGLELEHTNLLYEDNSQTTFSALGSSNWEQNYMGDLHFANGSQDLPLDSESAAGFSDSFASEYAAASDGGVDPLEYLASQFPGFSAESLAELYYANGCDFNHTIEILAQLEMQVDATPNHTLNLTHSTPNFSTGDFPALPTAEDHNSFNKGNVDVVGIFNRRGLSTMSSGTGDFVSAVRKLASQNSGHWKFKKGPEYGNGVSALSVPKQYSSSTKQSSGNKFQSVSSARVAPWLETGDAVANMYSESRGEARDFARVRNACFEQARQAYLVGNKALAKELSMKGQAYNAQMKAAHEKAREAIYRQRNPVSSQRGSDHLIDLHGLHVSEAIHILKVELAALKGARATGERMQVMVCVGTGHHTKGSRTARLPIAVEQFLLDEGLHYTQPQPGLLRVMVY